The stretch of DNA CGACGAGCTCGACGACGGAGACGGCTGAGGCGGCGGTGGTCCAGCTGATGGCGCGCCAGGTGCGACCCTCGATCTCGATCGGCAGGTAGCCGCGCACGTAGTTCTCGCGGAACGGCTGGCCGGCCTTCGTGCCCTCGACGGCGGCGTGCAGGTAGACGATGTCGTCGTTCACGGGCGGCTTGGCGTCGACGAGGATCCGGCCGACCTCCTCGCGACGCTCGCGCAGGTTGAGCTCGTCGAACAGGAAGTGCATCTGCTCGAAGTGGCCCGGGTAGCGCAGGGTCTTGTAGTCGAGCCGGCTCACGCGGCCCTCGTACGTCTGGCACATCGTGCCGAGACCACCGGAGGTCAGCGCGGCCTCCAGCTCGATGCCGCCGATGAAGACGCGCTCCTTCTCGGTCATGGCCGGCACCATCTGACGGCGGCCGGAGCGCAGCACCTCGCAGTCGTTGAGGTACTCGTTGACGACGCCCTCGGCCGACCAGTTGAACGCGTAGCCGAGCAGGCCGGTCGGGTTCTGCGGCAGGGCGCCGACCTTGAGCTCGATGTTGCGGATCTGCTCGAAGCCCTGCGCGAGCGAGGCACCGACGATGCCGATCAGCCCGGGCGCCAGGCCGCACTGCGGCACGAACGCCGACTCGGGGCGCTGGCGGCTCAGCTCCACGACGCGGTTCGTCGTCGGGACGTCCTCGGTGAGGTCGAAGTAGTGCGTGCTGGTGTCGTACGCGGCCTCGGCGACGGCGATGTTCAGGTGGTAGGGCAGGCACGACACGACGGCGTCGACGTCGGTGAGCGCCTTGCGGACGGCGGTGGCGTCGGCGACGTCGACCACGTGGGAGGCGAAGTGGAGGTCGTCGCGCGGGGCGGCGTCGTAGCCGACGACGTCGAACTGCGCGCGGACGAGCAGGTCGGCCACCAGCTCGCCGACCTTCCCGAGACCGAACACCGCCACGGTGTTGAGCGAACGGGACACGGGACCTCCTGGGGCCGGCGACGGATCGCGTCGCGTGAGTGTGGCGTCGAGGGGTGCTCGACGTCACACGATGCTAGCCAGCGGGAGGCCCCGTGTCTGTACCGGCTGGACGGTCCAGTGATGACGATCCGGTGAAGTTCGTCGGACCGACCGTCCTCCCCCGCTGGGCGCGACGTTCGCGGGCCGGATCGGGTCGCGACGACACCGAAACGTCACACTCAGCGGGGAGGGAGCAGGGCCTGGCGGGGGTGCCTGGCGGGGGCGCGGAGCAGACCGGGCTAGACGGCGGGGATGGTCTGGGCCGCGGCGCGGTTGGCGGCGGAGACGACGGCCCGCAGCGAGGCGGTGACGATGTTGGCGTGGATGCCCACGCCCCACACGATCTCGCCGGCGATCTCGGCCTCGACGTAGGCGGCGGCAAGGGCGTCGCCGCCAGCCGACAGCGCGTGCTCGGTGTAGTCGAGCACCCGGATGTCGGCCCCGGCCTGACGCATGCCGTCGACGAAGGCGTCGACGGGACCGTTGCCCTCGCCCTTGAAGGAGCGCTCCTCCCCGCGGACGACGAGGTCGACGACCTGCTGGTCGTGACCGTCCGACGACGTGGTGGAGGTGAAGGTCACGAGGGAGTAGGGCTCCTCGCGCTCGAGGTACTCCTGGCTGAACGCCGTCCAGATGCCGTCGGCGGAGATCTCGCCCGCCTCGCCCTCGGTGAGGCCCTGCACGACCCGGCTGAACTCGATCTGCAGGCGACGCGGCAGGTCGAGCTGGTGCTCGGTCTTCAGCAGGTAAGAGACGCCGCCCTTGCCGGACTGGCTGTTGACGCGGATGACGGCCTCGTAGGTGCGGCCGACGTCGTGCGGGTCGATGGGCAGGTAGGGCGCCTCCCACGGCACCTCGGACACGTCGACGCCCTGCTCGGCGGCGATCCGGTCGAGGTCCTCCAGGCCCTTCTTGATGGCGTCCTGGTGGGAGCCGGAGAAGGCGGTGTAGACGAGGTCGCCCGCGTACGGGTGGCGCGGGTGCACCGGCAGGCTCGTGCAGTACTCGACGGTGCGGCGCACCTCGTCGATGCCGATGCCGCCGGCGGTGAAGTCGACCTGCGGGTCGATGCCCTGGCTGAACAGGTTCATGCCGACGGTGACGAGGTCGACGTTGCCGGTGCGCTCGCCGTGGCCGAAGAGGCACCCCTCGACGCGGTCCGCTCCGGCCATCAGCGCCAGCTCGGTGGCGGCGACGGCGGTGCCGCGGTCGTTGTGCGGGTGCAGGCTGATGGCGACGTTCTCGCGGTGCTCGACGTTGCGGCCGAACCACTCGATCTGGTCGGCGTAGGTGTTCGGGGTGGCCATCTCGACGGTGGCCGGCAGGTTGAGGATGATCTCGCGACCGTCCTCGGGCTGCCAGACGTCCATGACCGCGTTGCAGACCTCGACGCTGAACTCCAGCTCGGCGCCGGTGAAGATCTCGGGGCTGTACTGGTAGCCGAACGCGGTGCCCGGCATGTTCTGCTCGGCGTGCTTCATGACGAGCTCGGTGCCGCGGGTGGCGATGGCGCGCACCTCGTCCTTCGAGGCGTGGAAGACGACGCGGCGGAACAGCGGCGCGACGGCGTTGTAGAGGTGGATGTTGGCGCGCCGGGCGCCGGTCAGCGCCTGCGTGGTCCGCTCGATGAGGTCCTCGCGGGCCTGGGTCAGGACCGAGATCGTGACGTCGTCGGGGATGACGTCGTCCTCGATCAGCGAGCGCACGAACGCGAAGTCGGTCTCGCTGGCCGACGGGAACCCGACCTCGATCTCCTGGTAGCCCATGCGCACGAGCAGCTCGAACATGCGGCGCTTGCGCACCGGGGTCATGGGGTCGATGAGGGCCTGGTTGCCGTCGCGCAGGTCGGTGGAGAGCCAGCGCGGGGCCTTCGTGATCGTCTGGGACGGCCAGGTGCGGTCGGGCAGGTCGATGGGCGCGAACGGGCGGTAGCGGCCGAACGGCATCGGCGACGCCTTCTGCGGCGCGACGACGTTGCTGGGCAGTCCGGTGCGGTGCGTGGTCATGTCGGTGTCTTCCTCGGGGTGCTCGTCAGGTCGTTGCGGTCGGTGCATGACGAACTCCGCGCCGAGGGGCCCGACCTAGTGGACCTCGACGC from Aeromicrobium erythreum encodes:
- a CDS encoding saccharopine dehydrogenase C-terminal domain-containing protein, with product MSRSLNTVAVFGLGKVGELVADLLVRAQFDVVGYDAAPRDDLHFASHVVDVADATAVRKALTDVDAVVSCLPYHLNIAVAEAAYDTSTHYFDLTEDVPTTNRVVELSRQRPESAFVPQCGLAPGLIGIVGASLAQGFEQIRNIELKVGALPQNPTGLLGYAFNWSAEGVVNEYLNDCEVLRSGRRQMVPAMTEKERVFIGGIELEAALTSGGLGTMCQTYEGRVSRLDYKTLRYPGHFEQMHFLFDELNLRERREEVGRILVDAKPPVNDDIVYLHAAVEGTKAGQPFRENYVRGYLPIEIEGRTWRAISWTTAASAVSVVELVADGGLPHAGFVAQEDIRLDDLFATTSGQLFASHGKVSPA
- the leuA gene encoding 2-isopropylmalate synthase, with the protein product MTTHRTGLPSNVVAPQKASPMPFGRYRPFAPIDLPDRTWPSQTITKAPRWLSTDLRDGNQALIDPMTPVRKRRMFELLVRMGYQEIEVGFPSASETDFAFVRSLIEDDVIPDDVTISVLTQAREDLIERTTQALTGARRANIHLYNAVAPLFRRVVFHASKDEVRAIATRGTELVMKHAEQNMPGTAFGYQYSPEIFTGAELEFSVEVCNAVMDVWQPEDGREIILNLPATVEMATPNTYADQIEWFGRNVEHRENVAISLHPHNDRGTAVAATELALMAGADRVEGCLFGHGERTGNVDLVTVGMNLFSQGIDPQVDFTAGGIGIDEVRRTVEYCTSLPVHPRHPYAGDLVYTAFSGSHQDAIKKGLEDLDRIAAEQGVDVSEVPWEAPYLPIDPHDVGRTYEAVIRVNSQSGKGGVSYLLKTEHQLDLPRRLQIEFSRVVQGLTEGEAGEISADGIWTAFSQEYLEREEPYSLVTFTSTTSSDGHDQQVVDLVVRGEERSFKGEGNGPVDAFVDGMRQAGADIRVLDYTEHALSAGGDALAAAYVEAEIAGEIVWGVGIHANIVTASLRAVVSAANRAAAQTIPAV